Below is a genomic region from Acidobacteriota bacterium.
TGGTGGACGACGACGGTGAGGGTTTCAACGAGCGGGAGGGGGACTGCGACGACGGGGATGCGCGGGTGCATCCCAACGGGCGTGAGGTCTGCAACGGCGTGGACGACGACTGCGACGGCGAGGCGGACGAACCGCCGGTGGCGGGGG
It encodes:
- a CDS encoding putative metal-binding motif-containing protein, with product MGPVVVFLACFTTPSEYRSVLADLVDDDGEGFNEREGDCDDGDARVHPNGREVCNGVDDDCDGEADEPPVAG